Part of the Arachis hypogaea cultivar Tifrunner chromosome 6, arahy.Tifrunner.gnm2.J5K5, whole genome shotgun sequence genome, AATGGTAAGGATGAACGAAAATTACTTTAGAGACTACTATAAGTTTCGGAGGACAATTTCGAAGAtaaatttgagtaattattaactTTAAGGATCACTATGAGgctcaaatacaaattcaaaaactACTTTGATATTTAAATTCCTAAAAACATTAGTTAATGATACTGAATAAATAAACTTTTATTAAAAGTATAAAATCAatgttggttttcaaaatttttatgcattcaacacattgaaaaatcaaaaatttgtattttattgaGTATAATCTTAATTACTTAATCAATTTTATATTGGTCagattgtatataaaaaaaattaaataaaaaaagtagattttacttttaaaatattacaCATATTAGTATTTAATAAGATAAAACTATAacttaattattttctaaaataccattttacattttaaaatttaaaaaattgatttgtctttctgattttattaaaaattaattcttatGTAATATTTTAGTTGAATCAGCTAACAAATAAGGAGCagttatacaaattaaaaagagtaattttgatgtttttaacatattttaatacattaaaaacatattagaaatataaaaatttaaagtcttatatatttgatttgtgttttattttatgtctttttttatttttaaaattttatgagaaTATAAGTAGCTTTACATTTATgtcaattgaatttaattttgatgtactattAGTGTAAGATAATTATATACATGTATCTAATTACGTAATGTcatataagtaaaaataattatctttcacATTGACTACGTAAATGATCATTCAAAAAAAAACAAATGTAATTATATCACCGTATAAAATACTTTACATtattagtgtatcaaaattaaagtcTGTATTTATTAtggtcttttttaattttaaaaactattttattaaatataattatagtgtTATGAAAATCATTTTTAGTTTGCATGCTACAActttttaaactattttcaaACTCTAAAATTTTAGAGTAAATCTCTAATCCGTTCCTAACAATTTCACAAATTCTTATCCTATTTCTCATCGATTGAAAAATGATATTACAGCTTCTTATGATTAATTTCGTCAGGTATTATGCTCCTTCTGTTAATGTCTTCGTCTAAAGTTAACGGATCTTATTTACATATATCGTTAACTCAATATGTGTCAAGCTAccatttaaaaagataaattgcgTCTTTAATTCCTTTTTCTTCCATTATTATCTAACATCAGCCATTGCATCTCACTAATATCTTTTAATGTCACCACAAATTTATCCTCCTTCTCCATCATCTACattattttcttttatcataCCTCTCTCACTCTACCTTCGCTATGTCTAAATGTCTAATCCTATCTTTCACCCCTTATTCTCGTCGACGATATCACCATTTCTCAATTCTAACAACAACAAAATTATATGCTacaacatttatttttttaaacaaactaaaatatagatctaaaattaataaaatttaaaaaattatcatagACAAGAGAGACAAatgggaaagaaaaaagaaagagagaagatcgCAAACACTAAACGGAGTGAGATATGAATCTAAGAGTAGATTGTATTGTTGTAAGAATgagtgaaattataaaaaatgtatCAAGAACAAAATTGAGGATTAAAGACAGAAGTGAATATGGTAAAAATGAGGTAAATGATGCCAGTAAAGTGAGAGGATATGATTTAAAAGAGACGAAGATAATAGAGTCACGTTGACAATGATGGCAATGTTTGAGATAGTAATaaagtaaaatgataaaaaaaaaaaacaaaacaacaacATTCTGAATTAACAATATACATAaacaatatattaattttaaaaaatattgatagaAGAGTATAATATTTGATAGaattaatagtaaaaaatcaCAATACCATTTTTTAATCactgaaaaacagaataaaaatttgtaaaataattAGGAGCGGATTAAGATTTTACTCAAAATTTTAGGAACCAAATATTAGTTAAATCCTTTAAATAATTATGCTTGCATTGCagcttaattattttgtttaaaaaaagaaTGCAAAATTTAAACCTAACACGTTTTAAAACTATTGAGTGTTAATTAGACATCCCCGAACCCCTTCTTTTGCTTAAGGGTTACTGGGTTCGTTTGCCCCTTTGAAAGCATCATCGTTCATTGCTTTCAAGATCGATTTGCACCATCCCTATCACCACCACGAAAACAATGAACATCGGTGCCATGAAAGCCTCACTCTTGAGCTCTAACACCAACAATCTCCATTTCTCTCTTCGGGCTGCACTCTTTCATTCCACTCCCTTCTTGGAACGCAAACGGCGTAATTCCTGGGATTCTGTTAGTTTCCCTTTTTCTTCGCTTAATCATACTCTTTCATTCGCCATTAGATTCCAATttactctcttttaattttcgctTGTTTCTGATTCTCTATCAACTTTTGTCTACAATTTATGGAATCGTTACAAAGCAAAATGTTTTTTTATGATAATGATCCTGGAGTATTAAGATTTTGCAATCTACACGGTTGATTTAAAAATGTTAAAGTGTTTGTTTGTGTTTTAAGATTAAGAAATTTGTGCGGTGTTGAATTTTGCTGTTTAGGCCTTTTCTATTTAGGGGGTGAAAGCATTGCTTAATTGTTATATTGCAGAAATGCAACCATTACTCGAGAAGGTTTAGGAAGATGCATGGAAAGCAAAGAATAATTCGCAGTATGAATGATTATGCAGAGTTCCTATTTCAGGTTCGTGATGCTTGCACAATTTTTCAATGCAcggataacaaacttatcttgaTATTCCCTTATTCATCTCTTGTGTCCATTTGTATGTGCTTTTCTCATTCTTCACAACAaattgagacagatggtcaaatTTGGAACCGGATAACTCGATCATATGGTTGTCAATAAGACTCTTgatcatttttcattttaatcttgcTGCAGTTATTCATTTCTATTTGCATTTCTTTGGACTTTGATTTTATTGTGTTTTATGTTTGTTATTTTGACTGAATTTAATTATCCAAGGGTGCTACGACCCCTACTTTCTCACTTTACCAACTTGTGTACTTTAGAGGAGCTTCCATCCTATAGAAATAATACTTATGAAGGGTAACTGGAACAATTTATACAATACCCATCGTTTCCCTTCACATTTGTTCCATTCTAGGTTATATTTCATTATTTCTGCAATGAAATTTCTATCAGAATGAACATGATTTCTGACATTCTTAAGTTCTGGCAATACGATTAGTGACTTAAGTTTTTATGTATATATCCTTTTATCTCCTATAACTGTTATAATGTTCAAAATGCTATGAAATGATGAGATGGCCTCTGTTTATACACATTAATTATGGAACTCTTTACTAAAGTTGGCACTTCAGATTTTAGGGTTATTGGGATGACCTTTCATGCTCTCAGCTCTCCTCCCCATCTTATCTTTACTAGTACCTTTTATCATTCATCTACTTAGGTCTTCTCTGTATGAACTGTGTTGGTCATAGATACTGTCTAGGAGGTTCCTTTGCTTCTAATCTTCCATGATTATCATTAGTATCTCTTACAATGTTGCATCTAAAGTGGTTATGGTTACTTTCTTTTCTGTATGGTTTAGAGATGGAAGCAAGAtattgatgatgaggatgatccATCTTCAAGTGGGGGGCCGTCATGGTTTAGAAAGCAATATACCGCTGGAGCCTCTGGAAAGCACAGGAATAACGGTCAAGGAAGTCATCGATACAGAAGTAAGGGTGTCTGAAATACTTATGGTGTCATAGAATATTTCATATGTATCATATAGTTGTACGCTGATTTCTTCTGTGGAAATTTTCTAATCGAATCTGGTCCGGGAAACTTACTGTCTGCACAAGTAGAATTTTGAGAGTTTAAAGAACCAGAGACcatgaattaatttgatttgatgaTTTGATCTATCATCATAAGCTTTCTTAAATGAGGACCGAATTTCAGcatttctgtttttacttttaatataaaatataacattccAGATGGGATATAAAGCATATTGTGGAGTCATTACTAAATGCAGTCAAATTTGATTTCTTTAGGAGATCCattcttttgtgaagatgattTCGATATTGAAACCATTTTCCGCTCTACCTTTGGTGGGAATAGATACCACTACTGGTCCTTCATCAATGAGGAAAATCCTCAGTGGAGGAGGTCTGCACGCTTTTCTAATTATGAGAAATCTTGGAGCTGGAGACATCGGAGTGAAAGCGATTATGACTCTGCATCCGAGTCTGATAGTTTACATTCAGATTTAACTACAGATAGATTAGCCCTTGGATTGAGTCCTTCTGGTCCTCTGAAACTTGAAGAAGTGAAAAATGCGTAGGTTCTTAATTCTTCTTCTGTCCCTTTCCCTTCACCAAAATGCTAGGTGGCCAAagttactgtttttttttttttttttttttttttttttttttttttttacttatgatATTACCATTTTGGTCGTCAGGTATCGCGTCTGTGCTCTAAAGTGGCATCCAGATCGTCATCAAGGCTCTTCCAAGGTGTTGCCAAGCTCTAACAACTGATTATATTCCCCACTCCTTCGTTGTTCTTTTCCTTACTCCAGATTTTCTATCAAATTTTATGATCTATTTTACATTCTGTATATTGGTAGGGTATAGCAGAGGAGAAATTCAAGCTCTGCAGTGCAGCTTATCAGTCTTTATGTGATAAGCTGGCCTTGGATTAAGGATGCTCCTCATGTATGTATTTCCTTTTTCTAGAATTTTCCATTCTCTCTGTTCACCTCATGTAACATTTGTTTTCTCTTgataaatttcttgttttcaaatGTTTGGCAGAGAAGCTTAAATCCCTAGGACTTGAGTGGTCAACAGTGAGGCCTTTCTCCAAGAGAGCTGGTGTATGTTTGACCATGCTAATTTAACACAAGGAGCTTCCTTTCACTGTATTTCTAGTTTGttgattaattttattagataatAGTGGAAATAATGTGTATACTATTTCACAATTACAAATGTATCATTAATaatattaacatttttttttctcgGATGTATTTAAGTTATATTTGTTGTACTGCATTAAGCAGCATATTATTCTCAAAATCTCCTAATGGTTACATCCCTTTGTTGATCGATATGCTTTCTTCGTTTAAGAAGGGGACATCCAATTGTAGCTTGGAGCAAAAGCGAATATTCTTATATTAACAATTTAATGTGTTCTCCTCTGTCTTTCGCTTATTAGCAGGGAATATTTTTGTGgggagaaagaaaaaataatttaaagaaaGTCAAATCCTACAAAATGAGGGAGGGATTATGGTTGAAAGAGaaacttctaatttttttttttgtttaattgatAACCACATTTGAATATTCAGGCTTATCTTTTTACTTTGATTGATCCGACATTAACAAATTCATTGATAGGGACTAACTTGAGTTGGTCGAGTAATTGGTCAATTAGTTGTTAGAATTCAAATCTTGTTTTATGTATGTAATGACTCGATAGCGTGCAACTAACTATTCCTTCAACCAACCGTTGGTTAGGGGGATATGGTTATATTGTTAACCcttcattaaaattaaataattagaaaatttatCCGAAATTTGGGATTGGCGTGAGTGTAGCAGATGAGAAATGAAGCATGAAGTAGTAGCAGGAGAAGAGGAACATTGAATGGTGTGGGTTCCAAAATAGAACCTTTGATCCTTTGAG contains:
- the LOC112696123 gene encoding uncharacterized protein, coding for MNIGAMKASLLSSNTNNLHFSLRAALFHSTPFLERKRRNSWDSKCNHYSRRFRKMHGKQRIIRSMNDYAEFLFQRWKQDIDDEDDPSSSGGPSWFRKQYTAGASGKHRNNGQGSHRYRRDPFFCEDDFDIETIFRSTFGGNRYHYWSFINEENPQWRRSARFSNYEKSWSWRHRSESDYDSASESDSLHSDLTTDRLALGLSPSGPLKLEEVKNAYRVCALKWHPDRHQGSSKGIAEEKFKLCSAAYQSLCDKLALD